One Stigmatopora argus isolate UIUO_Sarg chromosome 12, RoL_Sarg_1.0, whole genome shotgun sequence genomic window carries:
- the rpl5a gene encoding LOW QUALITY PROTEIN: 60S ribosomal protein L5a (The sequence of the model RefSeq protein was modified relative to this genomic sequence to represent the inferred CDS: inserted 3 bases in 2 codons; substituted 1 base at 1 genomic stop codon): MKSNSGGGERGKTDYYARKRLVVPDENKYNTPKYRLILCLSNKDICCQIAYAKIEGDHVACVAYXPKYGITVGLSNYAAAYCTGLLLAHRLLQKFGMDQVYEGQVEVTGDEFNVENVDGQPGVFTCYLDAGLSRTFTGNKVIVALKGAVDGGLAIPHSLRCFPGYDXQSKEFNAELHRKHIMCMNVADYMSYLMAEDEDAYKQFSHFIKNGVTPETVEEMYKKEHPAIXANPVHEKKPQKVIQKKKKRWNHAKMFLAQRKDRVAQKKASFLRAQEREAGDG; encoded by the exons ATGAAGTCAAATTCAGGAGGAGGAGAG AGGGGGAAAACAGACTACTACGCCCGGAAGCGCCTGGTTGTACCAGACGAGAACAAGTACAACACGCCCAAGTACCGACTGATCTTGTGCCTGTCCAACAAGGACATCTGCTGTCAG ATTGCCTACGCCAAGATTGAAGGAGACCACGTCGCCTGTGTCGCTT TCCCGAAATACGGCATCACAGTTGGTCTCTCCAACTACGCTGCGGCGTACTGCACCGGACTGCTGCTGGCCCACCGG CTTTTGCAGAAGTTCGGCATGGATCAAGTGTACGAGGGTCAGGTGGAGGTGACGGGGGACGAATTCAACGTGGAGAACGTGGACGGTCAGCCCGGCGTCTTCACCTGCTACCTGGACGCGGGCCTGTCCAGAACCTTCACAGGAAACAAAGTCATCGTGGCGCTCAAAGGAGCGGTCGACGGAGGCCTGGCCATTCCTCACAG ccTCAGATGCTTCCCTGGTTACGA ACAGAGTAAAGAATTTAATGCTGAGTTGCATCGGAAACACATCATGTGCATGAACGTGGCCGATTACATGTCGTACCTTATGGCCGAAGACGAGGACGCCTACAAGCAATTTTCGCACTTCATCAAAAACGGAGTCACGCCCGAAACA GTAGAGGAAATGTACAAAAAAGAACACCCCGCCATCTGAGCAAACCCTGTTCACGAAAAGAAaccccaaaaagtcatccagaagaagaagaagag ATGGAACCATGCCAAAATGTTCCTGGCTCAAAGAAAGGACCGTGTCGCCCAGAAAAAGGCCAGCTTCTTACGAGCGCAAGAGCGGGAGGCCGGCGACGGTTAG